The Dama dama isolate Ldn47 chromosome 28, ASM3311817v1, whole genome shotgun sequence genome has a window encoding:
- the HS3ST5 gene encoding heparan sulfate glucosamine 3-O-sulfotransferase 5, whose product MLFKQQAWLRQKLLVLGSLAVGSLLYLVARVGSLDRLQPICPIEGRFGARGQAEFPLRALQFKRGLLHEFRKGNSSKEQVHLQDLVQQLPKAIIIGVRKGGTRALLEMLNLHPAVVKASQEIHFFDNDENYAKGIEWYRKKMPFSYPQQITIEKSPAYFITEEVPERIYKMNSSIKLLIIVREPTTRAISDYTQVLEGKERKNKTYYKFEKLAIDPNTCEVNTKYKAVRTSIYTKHLERWLKYFPIEQFHIVDGDRLITEPLPELQLVEKFLNLPPRISQYNLYFNATRGFYCLRFNIIFNKCLAGSKGRIHPEVDPSVITKLRKFFHPFNQKFYQITGRTLNWP is encoded by the exons ATGCTATTCAAACAGCAGGCGTGGCTGAGACAGAAGCTCCTGGTGCTGGGAAGCCTTGCCGTTGGAAGTCTCCTGTATCTAGTCGCCAGAGTTGGGAGCTTGGATAG GCTACAACCCATCTGCCCCATCGAAGGCCGATTCGGAGCCCGTGGCCAGGCTGAATTCCCCCTGCGCGCCCTACAGTTTAAGCGTGGCCTGCTGCACGAGTTCCGGAAGGGCaactcttccaaggagcaggtacACCTTCAGGACCTGGTCCAGCAACTTCCCAAGGCCATTATCATTGGAGTGAGGAAAGGAGGCACCAGGGCCCTGCTTGAGATGCTGAACCTCCATCCCGCAGTGGTCAAAGCCTCTCAAGAAATCCACTTTTTTGACAATGATGAGAATTATGCCAAGGGCATTGAGTGGTATAGGAAAAAGATGCCTTTTTCCTACCCTCAGCAAATCACAATTGAAAAGAGTCCAGCATATTTTATCACGGAGGAGGTTCCGGAAAGGATTTACAAGATGAACTCATCCATCAAGTTGTTGATCATTGTCAGGGAGCCAACCACAAGAGCTATTTCTGATTACACTCAGGTGCTagaggggaaagagaggaagaataAAACTTATTACAAGTTTGAGAAGCTGGCCATAGACCCTAATACCTGCGAAGTGAACACGAAATACAAGGCAGTAAGAACCAGCATCTACACCAAACATCTGGAAAGGTGGTTGAAGTACTTTCCAATTGAGCAATTCCACATTGTTGATGGAGATCGCCTCATCACGGAACCCCTACCAGAACTTCAACTTGTGGAGAAGTTCCTAAATCTTCCCCCAAGGATAAGTCAATACAATTTGTATTTCAATGCTACCAGAGGGTTTTACTGCTTGCGATTTAACATTATCTTTAACAAGTGCCTGGCGGGCAGCAAGGGGCGCATTCATCCAGAGGTGGACCCCTCTGTCATTACCAAATTGCGCAAATTCTTTCACCCTTTCAATCAAAAATTTTACCAGATCACTGGGAGGACATTGAACTGGCCCTAA